One window from the genome of Diospyros lotus cultivar Yz01 chromosome 11, ASM1463336v1, whole genome shotgun sequence encodes:
- the LOC127812791 gene encoding uncharacterized protein LOC127812791, which produces MVCDSAKVAWDRLKEEYQGSDRTKQMQVLNLKREFESLNMQEDETIGKYADRISFIVNNIRLLGEEFVEKMIVEKVLVTLLERFESKISSFEESKDLSKISLGELMSALQAQEQRRTIRQEKFAEGAFHVQKQQLGHITKVCKFKTKDSKSQQTRLADAANAQEEQLFAISCFSTNDSSDAWLIDSGCTHHLCNDPEMFKNLNETYKSKVKVGNGEFLEVKGRGPVMFKQVQMKNRSYVVQGKEDRVYLLKKALYGLKQAPRAWYDKMDSHLMQLGFNRRSLLGLIQEFKEEMQKVVEMTDLGIMNYFLGVVANLQ; this is translated from the exons ATGGTGTGTGATTCTGCTAAAGTGGCTTGGGATAGGTTGAAAGAAGAATACCAAGGTAGTGATAGAACAAAGCAAATGCAAGTGTTGAATCTGAAAAGAGAATTTGAGTCTCTGAATATGCAAGAGGATGAAACAATCGGTAAGTATGCTGATCGAATCTCTTTCATTGTTAATAATATTAGATTACTTGGTGAGGAATTTGTAGAAAAAATGATTGTGGAGAAAGTGCTTGTAACCCTTCTTGAGAGGTTTGAATCAAAGATCTCCTCCTTTGAAGAATCCAAGGACTTAAGCAAGATCTCATTAGGTGAACTAATGAGTGCTCTTCAAGCACAAGAGCAAAGAAGGACTATTAGGCAGGAAAAATTCGCTGAAGGTGCTTTCCATGTGCAAAAACAACAA TTAGGGCATATTACAAAGGTCtgtaaattcaaaactaaagaCTCAAAATCTCAACAAACTCGTTTAGCAGATGCAGCTAATGCACAGGAGGAGCAACTATTCGCAATTTCTTGCTTCTCAACAAATGATTCATCTGATGCTTGGCTCATTGACAGTGGGTGCACACATCATTTGTGCAATGATCCTGAGATGTTCAAAAATCTTAATGAGACTTACAAGTCCAAAGTGAAAGTAGGCAATGGAGAATTTCTGGAAGTCAAAGGCAGAGGTCCAGTAATGTTCAAACAAGTTCAG ATGAAGAACAGAAGTTATGTTGTTCAAGGGAAAGAGGATCGTGTGTATCTTCTTAAGAAGGccttatatggtttaaagcaaGCCCCTCGGGCTTGGTACGACAAGATGGACAGCCACCTTATGCAGCTTGGATTCAACAGAA GAAGTTTACTTGGACTGATCCAAGAGTTCAAGGAAGAAATGCAAAAAGTGGTTGAGATGACTGACCTTggaattatgaattattttcttggTGTTGTGGCcaacttacaataa
- the LOC127813696 gene encoding disease resistance protein RPV1-like isoform X1 — protein MTRLVNIQISQFVLIANHRHESKFIQQIVKAIDDKLRPTILNVAPYLVGLYSRARMINSWLEGRESDVGIVVICGIGGIGKTTIAKFVYNLNFFKFEGSSFIANIREVSGQQNGFIRLQRKLLSDILRGRKEKKINNVDEGLVKIKQVVGSKKVLIVLDDVDKREQLDAVIGMQDSLSPGSKMIITTRRQHLLRTHEHCKIHKVDQLNPHESLELFSWYTFGQNHPIDGYLVQSKMAVEYCNGLPLALKTLGSSMSGKSLDVWKSQLQKLKAVPDSEILTKLRLSYDSLQDDHDKDLFLDIACFLVGKNKDYTITILDGCDYCSLIGIHNLIDRNLLAVDTHNKLVMHQIIQEMGREIVRQESPKALGERSRLWNHEDSLNVLREKIGTRKIRGLILDTHFLKEDRAKGNDFGPHEESWSNKRKRYPFAFFSSLSVGIATKTSNEVVLEVNAFAGMSNLQLLQISNVQPCGNYEKFPKGLRWLCWSGFPLQMIPDDFPLDRLVALEMPYSCLKKVWNGAKYLVLLKLLNLSHSNNLYETPNFLMLPNLEKLILENCARLVKVHESIGHLESLIFLSLRNCQNLRKLPEIIYKLKSLATLDISGCINLENISAELGNMDSLTVLHVDGTRISQFLCITQEVKAWPLSVWPWQSSLRSCPETSRVSFPQSLVNLSLENCNLSDDSFPLEFGNLSSLRSLNLSNNAMYGLPNSIRCLSRLQYLYFLSCPRLKNIDCLPQNIELLMADGSKLLEKISFESQGITPGLRLGYESCLSLIEIAGQFKLEPLESVDAELINNLGLCDSKAVEKSPIELLSNVVARKKRMLCPQVLHESRMLSTFMRGSKIPTSFNHKNIGSSISFTTKPSNVYLRIQGLSVCSIYSFSNTPDALLAPSFYGDNWGLHTVISNETKYLKWSYCPQVFGIPGVDEDLLWLSYWKFEDHQLEGGDVLNITVSTIEAFQVKEVGVRVVYREEAKDKKCNQVTNLDDVQPIHPYGKAVPGCCNEDCEKCKNYPVPTNAASTRVIIIGTHPLNCTGCPDGYLVEHGTLRVG, from the exons ATGACACGCTTAGTGAATATACAAATATCACAGTTTGTCTTGATTGCAAATCATAGGCACGAGTCAAAGTTTATTCAACAAATTGTCAAAGCAATTGATGACAAGCTCAGGCCAACAATCTTGAATGTTGCCCCATACCTCGTTGGACTATATTCTCGTGCTAGAATGATTAATTCATGGTTAGAAGGTAGAGAAAGTGATGTTGGAATTGTTGTCATATGTGGGATTGGTGGAATTGGCAAGACAACCATAGCAAAATTTGTGTACAACTTAAATTTCTTCAAATTTGAAGGTAGCAGTTTCATAGCAAATATAAGAGAAGTTTCAGGACAACAAAATGGCTTTATTCGTTTGCAAAGAAAACTTCTTTCAGATATCCTAAggggaagaaaggagaaaaaaataaacaatgttGATGAAGGGCTTGTTAAGATTAAACAAGTTGTAGGTTCCAAAAAAGTTCTTATAGTTCTTGATGACGTGGATAAACGAGAACAATTAGATGCAGTTATTGGAATGCAAGATTCGCTTTCTCCAGGTAGTAAAATGATCATAACCACTAGACGACAACATTTACTAAGAACTCATGAACATTGCAAAATACACAAGGTAGACCAGTTGAATCCTCATGAATCCTTAGAGCTTTTTAGTTGGTATACCTTTGGACAAAACCATCCTATTGATGGTTATTTGGTGCAGTCAAAGATGGCAGTAGAGTATTGTAATGGGCTCCCGCTTGCTCTTAAAACTTTGGGTTCTTCAATGTCTGGGAAAAGTTTAGATGTGTGGAAAAGTCAACTTCAAAAATTGAAAGCAGTTCCTGATAGTGAAATTCTTACAAAACTAAGACTAAGTTACGACTCTTTACAAGATGATCATGACAAAGATTTATTTCTTGATATTGCTTGCTTCCTTGTGGGAAAAAACAAGGACTATACAATTACAATCCTAGATGGATGTGATTATTGCTCATTAATTGGAATTCACAACCTCATTGACAGAAATCTGTTAGCAGTTGACACACATAACAAGTTGGTAATGCatcaaataattcaagaaaTGGGAAGGGAAATTGTTCGACAAGAATCACCCAAAGCATTAGGAGAACGCAGCAGGCTTTGGAATCACGAGGATTCCCTTAATGtcttgagagaaaaaatt GGCACAAGAAAAATCAGGGGCCTCATTCTTGATACCCATTTCTTAAAGGAAGATAGAGCTAAAGGGAATGACTTTGGGCCCCATGAAGAAAGTTGGTCTAACAAGCGTAAGAGATATCCGTTTGCCTTCTTCTCTAGTCTCTCTGTAGGCATTGCTACAAAAACTTCAAATGAAGTAGTACTGGAAGTTAATGCTTTTGCTGGGATGTCCAACCTACAACTTCTACAAATTAGCAATGTACAACCATGTGgaaactatgaaaaatttccCAAGGGATTGAGATGGCTGTGTTGGTCAGGTTTCCCATTACAAATGATACCTGATGATTTCCCTTTGGACAGGCTAGTTGCTCTTGAAATGCCTTATAGTTGCTTGAAAAAGGTTTGGAATGGAGCGAAG TACCTTGTATTATTGAAACTCCTTAATTTAAGTCATTCCAATAACCTTTATGAGACTCCTAATTTCTTGATGCTGCCCAATCTCGAGAAACTTATACTTGAAAACTGTGCAAGGTTGGTTAAAGTTCATGAATCTATCGGACACCTAGAAAGTCTTATTTTCTTAAGCTTGAGGAATTGTCAGAACTTGAGGAAGCTTCCTGAAATCATTTATAAGCTGAAATCTCTAGCAACACTTGACATTTCTGGTTGCataaatcttgaaaatatttcaGCAGAGTTGGGCAATATGGATTCTTTGACAGTGCTCCATGTAGATGGAACTAGAATAAGTCAATTTCTCTGTATCACTCAGGAGGTCAAAGCATGGCCTTTGTCTGTATGGCCTTGGCAATCAAGTCTAAGAAGTTGTCCAGAAACTTCACGGGTTTCTTTTCCACAGTCATTGGTAAATTTAAGTCTAGAAAATTGCAATTTATCTGATGACAGTTTCCCTCTTGAATTTGGCAACCTATCTTCGTTGCGCTCATTAAATTTGAGCAATAATGCAATGTATGGCCTCCCGAATAGCATCAGGTGTCTTTCTAGACTACAGTACTTGTATTTTCTATCATGCCCAAGGCTTAAGAATATTGATTGTTTGCCGCAAAATATAGAATTACTGATGGCTGATGGAAGTAAGTTGCTGGAAAAAATAAGCTTTGAATCACAGGGCATCACTCCTGGGTTAAGGTTAGGCTACGAAAGTTGTTTGAGTCTAATTGAGATTGCGGGCCAATTCAAGTTGGAACCCTTAGAAAGTGTTGATGCAGAGCTAATTAACAACTTGGGCTTATGCGACTCTAAAGCTGTGGAGAAATCACCTATAGAGCTTCTCTCAAACGTTGTAGCTAGAAAAAAGAGGATGCTTTGTCCCCAG GTATTGCACGAAAGTCGTATGCTATCCACTTTTATGCGGGGAAGCAAGATTCCTACGAGTTTCAATCACAAGAACATAGGATCCTCAATTTCTTTTACTACTAAGCCCTCTAATGTTTATTTAAGAATTCAAGGCTTGTCGGTATGTtctatttattcattttctaataCTCCTGATGCTCTACTAGCTCCATCTTTCTATGGGGACAACTGGGGCTTACACACTGTTATTAGTAATGAAACCAAGTATTTGAAATGGAGCTACTGCCCGCAAGTCTTTGGCATTCCAGGAGTTGACGAGGACTTGTTATGGTTAAGTTATTGGAAGTTTGAGGATCATCAGCTAGAAGGTGGCGATGTGCTAAATATTACAGTTTCTACAATTGAAGCTTTCCAAGTGAAGGAGGTTGGCGTTCGTGTTGTGTATAGGGAGGAGGCAAAAGACAAGAAGTGCAACCAGGTTACCAATTTAGATGACGTCCAGCCAATCCATCCCTATGGAAAGGCAGTTCCTGGTTGTTGCAATGAGGATTGCGAGAAGTGTAAGAACTATCCCGTGCCTACAAATGCGGCAAGCACTAGAGTCATTATTATCGGCACTCATCCTTTGAATTGCACAGGTTGTCCTGACGGTTATTTGGTAGAGCACGGTACTCTCAGGGTAGGTTAA
- the LOC127813696 gene encoding disease resistance protein Roq1-like isoform X2, whose product MTITGVHETYSSTSRTSYDVFLSFRGEDTRWTFADHLYTALVNAGFRTFRGDDGIEIGKSIKLELKRAINESKISIIVFSKNYASSSWCLDELVMILARRKRGDFRHMVLPVFYGVDPSEVRKQKGDYAEAFMRHEVQFKGEKCEARKWMEKLKRWREALEEVANLAGMALHNQADGNLLAVDTHNKLVMHQIIQEMGREIVRQESPKALGERSRLWNHEDSLNVLREKIGTRKIRGLILDTHFLKEDRAKGNDFGPHEESWSNKRKRYPFAFFSSLSVGIATKTSNEVVLEVNAFAGMSNLQLLQISNVQPCGNYEKFPKGLRWLCWSGFPLQMIPDDFPLDRLVALEMPYSCLKKVWNGAKYLVLLKLLNLSHSNNLYETPNFLMLPNLEKLILENCARLVKVHESIGHLESLIFLSLRNCQNLRKLPEIIYKLKSLATLDISGCINLENISAELGNMDSLTVLHVDGTRISQFLCITQEVKAWPLSVWPWQSSLRSCPETSRVSFPQSLVNLSLENCNLSDDSFPLEFGNLSSLRSLNLSNNAMYGLPNSIRCLSRLQYLYFLSCPRLKNIDCLPQNIELLMADGSKLLEKISFESQGITPGLRLGYESCLSLIEIAGQFKLEPLESVDAELINNLGLCDSKAVEKSPIELLSNVVARKKRMLCPQVLHESRMLSTFMRGSKIPTSFNHKNIGSSISFTTKPSNVYLRIQGLSVCSIYSFSNTPDALLAPSFYGDNWGLHTVISNETKYLKWSYCPQVFGIPGVDEDLLWLSYWKFEDHQLEGGDVLNITVSTIEAFQVKEVGVRVVYREEAKDKKCNQVTNLDDVQPIHPYGKAVPGCCNEDCEKCKNYPVPTNAASTRVIIIGTHPLNCTGCPDGYLVEHGTLRVG is encoded by the exons ATGACTATAACAGGAGTCCACGAAACCTATTCTTCTACTTCTCGGACTAGCTATGATGTGTTTTTGAGCTTTAGAGGCGAGGACACTCGTTGGACATTCGCAGATCACTTGTACACAGCTTTGGTGAATGCCGGATTTCGTACTTTCAGAGGCGACGATGGGATAGAGATAGGAAAAAGCATCAAGCTTGAGTTGAAGAGGGCAATTAACGAGTCTAAGATTTCAATAATTGTCTTCTCCAAAAACTATGCATCTTCTAGTTGGTGCCTTGATGAGCTGGTGATGATCCTTGCAAGACGAAAAAGGGGGGATTTTCGTCACATGGTTTTGCCTGTGTTCTATGGCGTGGATCCATCAGAGGTTAGGAAACAAAAGGGGGATTATGCTGAGGCATTCATGAGACACGAAGTGCAATTCAAAGGAGAAAAGTGTGAAGCAAGGAAATGGATGGAGAAATTGAAAAGGTGGAGAGAAGCACTAGAGGAAGTAGCTAATTTGGCAGGGATGGCCTTACATAATCAAGCAGATGG AAATCTGTTAGCAGTTGACACACATAACAAGTTGGTAATGCatcaaataattcaagaaaTGGGAAGGGAAATTGTTCGACAAGAATCACCCAAAGCATTAGGAGAACGCAGCAGGCTTTGGAATCACGAGGATTCCCTTAATGtcttgagagaaaaaatt GGCACAAGAAAAATCAGGGGCCTCATTCTTGATACCCATTTCTTAAAGGAAGATAGAGCTAAAGGGAATGACTTTGGGCCCCATGAAGAAAGTTGGTCTAACAAGCGTAAGAGATATCCGTTTGCCTTCTTCTCTAGTCTCTCTGTAGGCATTGCTACAAAAACTTCAAATGAAGTAGTACTGGAAGTTAATGCTTTTGCTGGGATGTCCAACCTACAACTTCTACAAATTAGCAATGTACAACCATGTGgaaactatgaaaaatttccCAAGGGATTGAGATGGCTGTGTTGGTCAGGTTTCCCATTACAAATGATACCTGATGATTTCCCTTTGGACAGGCTAGTTGCTCTTGAAATGCCTTATAGTTGCTTGAAAAAGGTTTGGAATGGAGCGAAG TACCTTGTATTATTGAAACTCCTTAATTTAAGTCATTCCAATAACCTTTATGAGACTCCTAATTTCTTGATGCTGCCCAATCTCGAGAAACTTATACTTGAAAACTGTGCAAGGTTGGTTAAAGTTCATGAATCTATCGGACACCTAGAAAGTCTTATTTTCTTAAGCTTGAGGAATTGTCAGAACTTGAGGAAGCTTCCTGAAATCATTTATAAGCTGAAATCTCTAGCAACACTTGACATTTCTGGTTGCataaatcttgaaaatatttcaGCAGAGTTGGGCAATATGGATTCTTTGACAGTGCTCCATGTAGATGGAACTAGAATAAGTCAATTTCTCTGTATCACTCAGGAGGTCAAAGCATGGCCTTTGTCTGTATGGCCTTGGCAATCAAGTCTAAGAAGTTGTCCAGAAACTTCACGGGTTTCTTTTCCACAGTCATTGGTAAATTTAAGTCTAGAAAATTGCAATTTATCTGATGACAGTTTCCCTCTTGAATTTGGCAACCTATCTTCGTTGCGCTCATTAAATTTGAGCAATAATGCAATGTATGGCCTCCCGAATAGCATCAGGTGTCTTTCTAGACTACAGTACTTGTATTTTCTATCATGCCCAAGGCTTAAGAATATTGATTGTTTGCCGCAAAATATAGAATTACTGATGGCTGATGGAAGTAAGTTGCTGGAAAAAATAAGCTTTGAATCACAGGGCATCACTCCTGGGTTAAGGTTAGGCTACGAAAGTTGTTTGAGTCTAATTGAGATTGCGGGCCAATTCAAGTTGGAACCCTTAGAAAGTGTTGATGCAGAGCTAATTAACAACTTGGGCTTATGCGACTCTAAAGCTGTGGAGAAATCACCTATAGAGCTTCTCTCAAACGTTGTAGCTAGAAAAAAGAGGATGCTTTGTCCCCAG GTATTGCACGAAAGTCGTATGCTATCCACTTTTATGCGGGGAAGCAAGATTCCTACGAGTTTCAATCACAAGAACATAGGATCCTCAATTTCTTTTACTACTAAGCCCTCTAATGTTTATTTAAGAATTCAAGGCTTGTCGGTATGTtctatttattcattttctaataCTCCTGATGCTCTACTAGCTCCATCTTTCTATGGGGACAACTGGGGCTTACACACTGTTATTAGTAATGAAACCAAGTATTTGAAATGGAGCTACTGCCCGCAAGTCTTTGGCATTCCAGGAGTTGACGAGGACTTGTTATGGTTAAGTTATTGGAAGTTTGAGGATCATCAGCTAGAAGGTGGCGATGTGCTAAATATTACAGTTTCTACAATTGAAGCTTTCCAAGTGAAGGAGGTTGGCGTTCGTGTTGTGTATAGGGAGGAGGCAAAAGACAAGAAGTGCAACCAGGTTACCAATTTAGATGACGTCCAGCCAATCCATCCCTATGGAAAGGCAGTTCCTGGTTGTTGCAATGAGGATTGCGAGAAGTGTAAGAACTATCCCGTGCCTACAAATGCGGCAAGCACTAGAGTCATTATTATCGGCACTCATCCTTTGAATTGCACAGGTTGTCCTGACGGTTATTTGGTAGAGCACGGTACTCTCAGGGTAGGTTAA